The genomic segment CAGGGTCACCTCGCCGCCCCCTTTCGGGTAGTACCCCCTTCTCCCAAGCTCGACATCGGCGTCGACCCCCGCCTTTCTCAGAAGAGGCAGACTGACGTTTTCGAGGTAGTCGTAGGTCGGACTCCATCTGACGTCAGTGCCTCCCCTTACGCTCAGACGTATCTCGGACTCGGCTCTCACCGCGAGGGGTAGAACCGCCTGTATCACGAGGCTTACGCTCCCTGCAGTCCCGACGTCGACCTCGTACCTCCCTCCCTTGACTCCGTTGGGTTCGAAGACGAGTCTCTCCGACCCCTCGGAGACGCCCTCGACCGACGCGTCGGATATCTCAGCGACTGCCTTGACTGCGGCGATATGCTGTCTGCCGAGACCCGAAGGACTGCGTCCTCTCCGCATATTCCTTAGTTCTATCTCAGTTCGCGTGACTGCGGCGAGAGCCACAGCCGTCCTTATTATCTGCCCGCCTCCCTCTCCGTGGGACGCGTCTATGACCTTTCTCATCAGTTTTACTTACCGCAATCACGGACTTAAATCCGGTAGTCTTTTTAAATGCGGACACAAAGTTGGAATGAGTTCCGATAGGGTAGTGGACTATCCTCCGGGCTTGCGGAGCCCGGGACCGGGGTTCAAATCCCCGTCGGGACGTGTGTTTTCCACTCATTATCTTTGTCCAGAGGGATTTGAACAGGGAAGTCACTGACCGAGTTCAAATCCCCGTCGGGACGTGTGTTTTCCACTCTTTATCACGTCTCAAGCACCTCGACGAGATTGTCCTCGGGATCGCGGACGAAGAGTATACGTGTGCCGCTCTCTGTCGTCTGAGGCTCGCTGAGGGTCTCGACGCCGTCAGGTAATCCCTCGTAGAAGGCGTCGATGTCATCGACTTCGAGCCCGACGTGTTTCGCGCCACGTCTGTTGATACTCTCTGACCCTCTCTCCTCTATCTCTATCTCTATCTCTATCGGGTCGTACTCGACGAGTTCGATCCGTGCGTTCCCTGCGTCGAGATGGGCGAACCTCCCCGTCGCATCTTCGACGTCGACGCCCTCGGAGAACTCCTCTCCCGAGACGGTGAACCGCGCGACGGTATCGAGACCCAGTACGTCTTCGTAGAACTCGACCGCGCGTTCGAGGTTCTCGACAGTCACGCCAAAGTGGTGGGCTGTCAGATCGGGCTTCGACTCGGATTCGGTCATGTCTACGGGTTCGGCACGAACCCGCTTCGTTCTTGCGGATCAGAAGGCAAGAGATAAAAGACACAACTCCGAATTTGAGACCGCAAGAGCGTGGGTAGCCAAGCTAGGCCAACGGCGCAGCGCTTAGGACGCTGTCCCGTAGGGGTCC from the Candidatus Afararchaeum irisae genome contains:
- a CDS encoding VOC family protein; translated protein: MTESESKPDLTAHHFGVTVENLERAVEFYEDVLGLDTVARFTVSGEEFSEGVDVEDATGRFAHLDAGNARIELVEYDPIEIEIEIEERGSESINRRGAKHVGLEVDDIDAFYEGLPDGVETLSEPQTTESGTRILFVRDPEDNLVEVLET